The DNA sequence ACCCCGGCAGGACGTGGAAGGGTGAGCCGGGTGCACGACTGGTCGCACCAGGTGCGGGCTAAGCCGGTGCGTGATCGGGCGAACGCTGACCCGACGACACGGTGCTGGCGCTGCGGGCGGACGCTGGCCGAGGTGCAGGCGGCCGAGCCGGGCCGACGGGTGGTGTGGCACGCCGGTCACACGGTGACGGGCGACCGGTGGTCGCCGCTGTTGGCCGAGTGCTCGGTGTGCAACCTGCGGGACGCGGCGAAGACGACGACGTTGAAGCGGAGGAGCTCGGGTGGCACGCAGCGTTTCTGACGCCGCTGCCAGCGGCGACATCCGGGCCACGTACGAGGCGCTGCGCGACGACCTGGCGAAGAAGCTCGAGCTCGCCGAGCCGGCGGTGGCGGCGCAGATCGCTGGCCAGCTGCGGGCGATCCTGAAGGACCTGGCTGCGATGCCGGCGGCGAAGGTGGTGCCGAAGCGTGACGATCTGCGAGCAAGGCGTGAAGCGCGTCGGGTCGCAGGTGCCGCGGCTGTCGCATCTGCCGCGAAGGGCGGTCGCAAGCGCGGGTGACGACGCGATCGAGTTCGCCGAGTCGATCGGCTGGTCGGTCGAGGCCGGCCGCGGGTTCTACGTGCTCGACGAGTGGCAGAAGTACTGCATCCGCGGGATCCTGAGCGAGGACGAGAACGCCCGGCTGTGCGCATTCCTGGTGCTGCTCATCGTTCCACGCCAGAACGGCAAGGGCGCCGTGCTCGAGGTCGTCGAGCTCTACGCGCTGTTCGTGCTCGAGCTGCCGCTGATCCTGCACTCGGCCCATCTCGGTGAGACGTCGGCGGATCACATGGATCGCATGTGGGCGGCGATCAGCTCGGACCCAGAGCTGCGAGCTCAGTGCAAGCAGGTGCTTGCCAAGGGGTACGAGGCGATCGAGTTCCGGCCGGTGGATCCCGCGTCGGGCGAGCCGCGCCGGCGCGAGTCGGGCGCAGCGGTGATGTGCGAGATCCGGTTCCGCACCCGCTCGAAGAAGGGCGGCCGCGGCGGCTCGCCGCAGATGGTCGTCTTCGACGAGGCGCTGTTCCTCACCGCCCAGCAGGTATCGGCGATGCTGCCGTCGCTGTCGGCGCAGACGATGAACGAGGACCCGCCGATCTTGATCTACGCGTCGTCGGCGCCGATCGGCGAGTCCGAACGGCTGCACGAGGTGCGGGCCGCGATCCTGCGGGGCGACTCGCCGGACGCGTTCATGGCCGAGTGGTCGGTGCCGTTGCCGGACGGCGCGCACGGTGATCGTGCGGCGGCGCTCCGCCAGCTCGCCGACGATCCGGAGTCGGTCTACGTCGCGAACCCGGGCGTCGGGATCCGGATCGATCCGGAGTGGTGTCGGACGATCGAACGGTCCGGCATGTCGCTCGAGGACTGGTGCATCGAACGGCTCGGCGTGGTGTTCACCGCCGACGGCGACACGGGCGTGCTGCCGTCGAACCGGTGGAACGTGTGCCGCGACATCGAGTCGTTCGTCGAGTCGGGCCGGATCGCGCTGGCCGTCGGCCCGAACGGCTCGTGGTCGGCGATCGACCTGGTCGGTGAACGGCCGGACGGTGCGCTGCACGTCGAGGTGGTCCGCCACGAAATCGGCACCGAGTGGGTGGTCGACGCGGCGAGGAAGGGCACGGCGAAGTACGGGCCGCTCGTCGTCGACCCGAAGACGGACAGCGCTCGGCTGATCGAGCGGCTGGTCGCTGCACGGGTGCCGCTGCAGGAGATGTCGACGGCGGACGTGGTCCGGGCGTCGGTCGCGTTCCAGGACGACGTCCTCAACTGCCGGATCCGTCACCTCGACCAGCCCGAGCTCAACGCCGCCGTCGCCGGCGCCGACATCCGGCCGGTGGGGGAGTCGTGGGTGTTCTCGGCCAAGGCGTCGACGGTCGACGTGACCACGCTGCTCGCCGCCGTGCTCGCCGCCGGTGCTGTCCGGGGCGGCCCGAAGAAGTCGAAGACGATGCACACCCGCGGCGCCAGGTCGCGTTGAGCCCCTTCTGCGGAAGTGCGGAAGCCGCACGAAACGCATGGTGCGGAAGTGCGGAGATGCTGTGCCGATGAACGAGAAGTGCCCCGAATGTGGCCGCGTTGTCGAGCCGTCACGAACGAAGCCGCGCCGTTTCTGCTGCTCTTGCCTCCCGCCCGAGAAGCTGATTGGCACGCGCGAATGGCATCGGCTGTCGGCTCACTTGCGGGCGAAGCATGGTCCCAAGAAGCGGGACCTTCCGTCGATCGGTGGCGAGGCGAAGATCTGCAAGGGGTGCGACAGGCCGTTTCTTCCGTGGTCGCGATCCCAGCATCCGGGCGCCGCTGGGGCGCGTTGTCGGGAGTGCTTCAACAACTACAAGAGGGCCAAACCGAGTCGCCAGCAAGCTCAGGCGAAGAAGCTGGCCGAGCACCACGACTCCGTGCCGCCTCGAATCTGCCCGGGATGCGGCGACGAGCATCGGCACGGCGGCGGAAGCCGCTGCGCCGATTGCGCCCACGACCATCGCAAGTCGCTCCGCTCAGCCGCAGAGGCGCGCCGTCTTGACGCCGTTCGGGTCGGCGACCAGGACATCCACTGGACGTTGCTCGGCGAGCGCGATGGCTGGGTGTGCCACCTCTGCTCGAAGCGGGTGCCGAAGGTTGCTGGCACCGCCGAGCAGCCGATGGGCGCGACGGTCGACCACCTGATTCCGATCGCCCATGGCGGCGAACACGTGTGGGCGAATGTCGCCCTCGCGCATCGAACCTGCAACATCTCGCGTGGCGCCAGAGGCGTCGCGCAGCACCGGCGGCCGTAGCCGCCCCGACCCCCTTGGAGGCGAACGCATGGAGACACGTTCGCCGGAGTGGTGGTTGGTCAACCTCTACAGGCGGCTCATCACCCGCCAACCTCAGATCGCACTGTGCGAGGCGTACTACGACGGTCGGCATCCGCTCTCGTTCACCACCAGCGAGTACCGGCAGGAGTTCTCGTCGATGCTGCGCGGTGTGTCGGACAACTGGATGGCGCTCGTCGTCGATGCTGTCGAGGAACGGCTT is a window from the Gemmatimonadota bacterium genome containing:
- a CDS encoding HNH endonuclease; translation: MPPRICPGCGDEHRHGGGSRCADCAHDHRKSLRSAAEARRLDAVRVGDQDIHWTLLGERDGWVCHLCSKRVPKVAGTAEQPMGATVDHLIPIAHGGEHVWANVALAHRTCNISRGARGVAQHRRP